From one Triticum aestivum cultivar Chinese Spring chromosome 4B, IWGSC CS RefSeq v2.1, whole genome shotgun sequence genomic stretch:
- the LOC123091068 gene encoding 2-oxoisovalerate dehydrogenase subunit alpha 2, mitochondrial → MAVWLARRAVRRLASELRSHGPWPWPLSSSTVPVLGVPSGDQSRGFCSVRRFAGDSAAVEEPENGLAAGDLQFVDFPGGKLSFVGEMNFLPESQRERINCYRILDDDGGTIYSSRFQEVSKELALKMYSNMVTLQIMDTIFYEAQRQGRISFYLTSNGEEAINIASAAALSAQDIVLPQYREPGVLLWRGFTLQEFANQLFGNKLDYGKGRQMPIHYGSNRLNYFTVSSPIATQLPQAVGAAYSLKMDKKKACAITYFGDGGTSEGDFHAALNFAAVTEAPVIFFCRNNGWAISTPTAEQFRSDGVVTRGQAYGIRSIRVDGNDTLAVYSAVHTAREMAITEGRPILIEAMTYRVGHHSTSDDSTKYRPADEMEHWRTARDPVSRYRKWVQGNGWWCDTQESELRNNVRQELLQAIQVAERMPKHGLAELFTDVYDQMPSNLREQERSLLDTIKKHPAEYPADVPA, encoded by the exons ATGGCCGTGTGGCTGGCGCGCCGGGCCGTCAGGAGGCTCGCTAGCGAGCTGCGCAGCCATGGACCATGGCCGTGGCCCTTGAGCTCGTCGACGGTGCCGGTTCTCGGGGTGCCATCAGGGGACCAAAGCAGGGGGTTCTGCTCCGTCCGGCGCTTCGCAGGAGATAGCGCTGCCGTCGAGGAGCCGGAGAATGGACTTGCCGCAGGCGATCTGCAG TTTGTAGATTTCCCTGGAGGAAAGCTTTCCTTTGTTGGTGAAATGAATTTCCTGCCAGAGTCGCAAAGGGAAAGGATCAATTGTTACCGTATTCTTGACGACGATGGTGGGACTATATACAGCAGTAGATTCCAAGAG GTCAGTAAGGAGTTGGCTCTGAAAATGTACAGTAACATGGTCACCCTCCAGATTATGGACACAATCTTCTATGAAGCTCAGAGGCAGGGAAGAATTTCCTTCTATCTAACTTCCAATGGTGAAGAAGCAATCAACATAGCCTCTGCTGCTGCGCTTAGTGCTCAAGACATTGTACTACCTCAG TACAGGGAGCCCGGTGTTCTTCTATGGCGTGGCTTCACACTGCAAGAATTTGCAAACCAGTTGTTTGGGAACAAGCTGGATTACGGTAAAGGCAGGCAGATGCCGATACATTACGGATCAAACCGTCTGAATTATTTCACAGTCTCATCGCCTATCGC CACTCAGCTCCCTCAAGCTGTTGGCGCTGCCTATTCTCTCAAGATGGACAAGAAGAAGGCATGTGCCATCACGTATTTCGGCGATGGTGGCACGAGCGAG GGAGACTTCCATGCCGCGCTCAACTTCGCTGCTGTCACGGAAGCGCCAGTGATCTTCTTCTGCCGCAACAATGGCTGGGCAATCAGCACCCCAACCGCGGAACAGTTCAGAA GTGATGGAGTTGTCACCCGCGGTCAGGCCTACGGAATACGCAGTATCAGGGTAGACGGCAACGATACTCTTGCTGTGTACAGTGCAGTCCACACCGCCCGGGAAATGGCTATAACTGAAGGAAGGCCTATTTTAATCGAG GCGATGACCTACCGAGTCGGCCATCACTCGACATCCGACGATTCAACCAAGTACAGGCCGGCCGATGAGATGGAGCATTGGCGAACAGCGAGGGATCCCGTCTCCAGGTACAGAAAATGGGTTCAGGGGAATGGATGGTGGTGCGACACTCAAGAGTCTGAACTCAGGAACAATGTGCGGCAAGAG CTCCTGCAAGCCATTCAGGTGGCCGAGAGGATGCCAAAACACGGGCTTGCGGAGCTCTTCACTGATGTGTATGATCAAATGCCTTCCAACCTTCGCGAGCAAGAGCGGTCGCTGCTGGATACCATCAAAAAGCATCCTGCAGAGTATCCAGCTGATGTGCCTGCTTAG